The genomic interval CCATACGACTTGCTGGTGCGCTTCGCCGCGCTGACCGGCCTACGTGCTGGAGAGGTCGCCGCGCTGCGCATCCGCGACATCGACCTGCGCCGCGGCGAGGTCCAGGTGAAGCTCAACAAGACGCACACCAGCAAGGGGTACATCACCGGCGCTCCGAAGACCGCCCGCGCCGTTCGCGCCGTGCCGATCCTGGACGAAGGTCTGTTCCGCGACATCGGAGTGTATTTGCGGAATCACCCTCATCGCGACGACCTCGAAGCTGACCTGTGGCCGGGGAAGGTTCCAGGGCACCGGAAGGTCAGCTACGAGTACGCCTTCGATCCGAAGGGCTTCTACCGCTACACCTTCAAGCCCGCATGCGACCGCGCAGGCCTGAGGGGGCTGCACTTCCACGAGCTGCGACACACCTTCGCCACGCTGGCACTGGAGAGCGGCGCGCTCGACATGCACGAGCTGTCCCGCGCGATGGGGCACGCAAGCTACGCCATCACCGACAAGGTCTACGCCCACCTGCGCCCGCGCGACTACAGTCGCCACCGTGCCGCGTTCTCGGCGCACATCGCAGCCGGGACGGTCGCTCCCGCGCCCATCGTGGCGATCGGGGTCTAGAGAGGATCGACTGACGCCACTCCATCATTCGCGACATGCTCGGTCCACCGCGCGCCGTCCCAGTATCGATGTTGGTGCCGCCCATGCGGGTCCGCGGCCCACTGAGCTGGAACCGGTGGTGGCGGGGGCGGTGGGGGTGATGCCGCTTCGACCTGGGCGGCTCTTTCAGCCGTGGCCGCTGGCCGGGCAGCGGGCGTCTTGCCACTCTCTCGCAGCCGTGCAACCTCGTTCGTGACGTCAGCTTTGGCTCGGTCGATGGTGGCGATGGCTCGGTCGACATTCATCTTCGCCTGAGCATATGGCTGCAACGCAGCGGACTGATTGGCGGCGAGCTTTCTACCCTTGGGCTGCTCGACCGCGCGCCATGGCGGCGCGCGTCTTGCTCCCGACGAACATGCCGACAGTCTGTCCGGAAGCCCGGTTGCTGAGCTTTGCATCCTGAAACTGTTCGCGAATCGAACGCTCGGCCTCGGTCAGTTCTCGCTTGTAGTCGCGCAGGTCACGGATGCCATTCGACAGCACACGCTTAGCCTCGGCCAGATCGCCTGAATCGGCGGCCTTCTGAGCTTCAGCTTCCGTTGCGGCAGCGATATCGAGGATGCGCTGGTTGAGGTCGTTCTTCGCCACAGCCACATCATCGCGGACTCCGGGTCAGTCGCCCGCGATCTGACGCCCTATCAGCTTGAAGTCGTAACCCCAC from Microbacterium aurum carries:
- a CDS encoding DUF2510 domain-containing protein, with the translated sequence MQSSATGLPDRLSACSSGARRAPPWRAVEQPKGRKLAANQSAALQPYAQAKMNVDRAIATIDRAKADVTNEVARLRESGKTPAARPAATAERAAQVEAASPPPPPPPPVPAQWAADPHGRHQHRYWDGARWTEHVANDGVASVDPL
- a CDS encoding tyrosine-type recombinase/integrase; its protein translation is MGDDIDSNGLQGGTDVHFLSLRSFVRGIRAVRPNDYGWQTAALGSPRHRIPGWSAALRTTPNDVIALHSGYPDRELLPERLVRAAFARAARSEVVVSRPPGAGLPELQSWFAGELGALTPAGLTAPSARDVVILPGSQSGLGILVNALAAELVAQPPYDLLVRFAALTGLRAGEVAALRIRDIDLRRGEVQVKLNKTHTSKGYITGAPKTARAVRAVPILDEGLFRDIGVYLRNHPHRDDLEADLWPGKVPGHRKVSYEYAFDPKGFYRYTFKPACDRAGLRGLHFHELRHTFATLALESGALDMHELSRAMGHASYAITDKVYAHLRPRDYSRHRAAFSAHIAAGTVAPAPIVAIGV